The following coding sequences lie in one Spinacia oleracea cultivar Varoflay chromosome 1, BTI_SOV_V1, whole genome shotgun sequence genomic window:
- the LOC110776698 gene encoding probable purple acid phosphatase 20 isoform X2 has product MTNVSVLLLILEVILAAFFVEVTSYNRPPPREPLSVPTDSYGSTTPQQVHISMVGTDRMRITWITREAASSKVEYGTSPGVYDISVDGSSTTYEYLLYKSGQIHEAIVGPLRPNTVYYYRCSQDPYRDFAFKTAPAQLPINFVVIDYWQPKWDSFGRLVEPLASKRPWMVTQGNHEVEKMSIIHDTPFTSYNARWHMPFEESKSPSNLYYSFDVASEVHVIMLGSYTDFGQGSSQYIWLESDLNKVDRKKTPWVVVLVHAPWYSSNKAHSGEYESVGMRKAMEQLLYHGKVDLVFSGHVHAYERFTRVYNGIANKCGPVHITIGDGGNREGLATEYTEPKPEISIFREASFGHGQLQVVNSTHAQWTWHRNEDSLSIATDSIWLTTVISDPDCNPQHNKF; this is encoded by the exons ATGACAAATGTTAGTGTTTTACTGCTAATCTTAGAGGTCATTTTGGCTGCTTTTTTCGTCGAAGTGACATCTTACAACCGTCCACCACCACGAGAACCACTCTCGGTTCCTACGGATTCTTATGGCTCCACCACTCCTCAACAG GTACATATCTCTATGGTGGGAACAGATCGTATGAGAATAACATGGATTACTCGAGAAGCAGCTTCTTCGAAAGTAGAATATGGTACATCACCCGGAGTGTATGATATTTCTGTTGATGGGAGTTCTACAACCTAtgaatatttattgtacaagtCCGGCCAAATCCACGAGGCCATCGTCGGCCCTTTGCGGCCTAATACGGTTTATTACTATAGGTGTAGTCAAGATCCTTATCGCGACTTCGCTTTCAAGACTGCCCCTGCTCAGTTGCCTATCAATTTTGTTGTTATAG ACTACTGGCAACCAAAATGGGACTCATTTGGGCGGCTAGTAGAACCCTTAGCTAGCAAGAGGCCTTGGATGGTGACCCAAGGAAACCACGAGGTGGAAAAGATGTCAATAATACATGACACACCCTTTACCTCTTACAATGCTCGATGGCACATGCCTTTCGAGGAGAGTAAGTCTCCCTCCAACCTATATTATTCCTTTGATGTGGCAAGTGAAGTTCATGTCATCATGCTTGGTTCTTATACCGACTTTGGCCAAGGATCGAGCCAATATATATGGCTTGAGAGTGACTTGAACAAGGTCGACAGAAAGAAGACACCATGGGTTGTGGTTCTAGTTCATGCACCATGGTATAGTTCTAACAAGGCGCATTCAGGGGAGTATGAATCCGTTGGTATGAGAAAGGCCATGGAGCAATTACTTTATCATGGAAAGGTTGATCTTGTCTTTTCTGGCCATGTGCATGCTTATGAGCGCTTT ACTCGTGTGTATAATGGAATAGCAAACAAGTGTGGCCCTGTGCATATCACTATAGGGGATGGTGGCAATCGTGAAGGTCTTGCTACTGA GTATACGGAACCAAAGCCTGAGATCTCCATATTCAGAGAAGCAAGTTTTGGGCATGGACAATTACAAGTTGTCAACTCAACACATGCACAATGGACGTGGCATAGGAATGAAGATAGTCTGTCTATAGCAACTGATTCTATTTGGTTGACCACCGTAATTTCTGATCCTGATTGTAATCCTCAACACAATAAATTTTAA
- the LOC110776698 gene encoding probable purple acid phosphatase 20 isoform X1: MTNVSVLLLILEVILAAFFVEVTSYNRPPPREPLSVPTDSYGSTTPQQVHISMVGTDRMRITWITREAASSKVEYGTSPGVYDISVDGSSTTYEYLLYKSGQIHEAIVGPLRPNTVYYYRCSQDPYRDFAFKTAPAQLPINFVVIGDLGQTGWTNSTLRHISQSNYDMLLLPGDLSYADYWQPKWDSFGRLVEPLASKRPWMVTQGNHEVEKMSIIHDTPFTSYNARWHMPFEESKSPSNLYYSFDVASEVHVIMLGSYTDFGQGSSQYIWLESDLNKVDRKKTPWVVVLVHAPWYSSNKAHSGEYESVGMRKAMEQLLYHGKVDLVFSGHVHAYERFTRVYNGIANKCGPVHITIGDGGNREGLATEYTEPKPEISIFREASFGHGQLQVVNSTHAQWTWHRNEDSLSIATDSIWLTTVISDPDCNPQHNKF, from the exons ATGACAAATGTTAGTGTTTTACTGCTAATCTTAGAGGTCATTTTGGCTGCTTTTTTCGTCGAAGTGACATCTTACAACCGTCCACCACCACGAGAACCACTCTCGGTTCCTACGGATTCTTATGGCTCCACCACTCCTCAACAG GTACATATCTCTATGGTGGGAACAGATCGTATGAGAATAACATGGATTACTCGAGAAGCAGCTTCTTCGAAAGTAGAATATGGTACATCACCCGGAGTGTATGATATTTCTGTTGATGGGAGTTCTACAACCTAtgaatatttattgtacaagtCCGGCCAAATCCACGAGGCCATCGTCGGCCCTTTGCGGCCTAATACGGTTTATTACTATAGGTGTAGTCAAGATCCTTATCGCGACTTCGCTTTCAAGACTGCCCCTGCTCAGTTGCCTATCAATTTTGTTGTTATAG GTGATTTAGGGCAGACTGGATGGACAAATTCAACACTAAGACACATATCACAATCTAATTACGACATGCTCTTACTCCCGGGTGACTTATCATATGCAGACTACTGGCAACCAAAATGGGACTCATTTGGGCGGCTAGTAGAACCCTTAGCTAGCAAGAGGCCTTGGATGGTGACCCAAGGAAACCACGAGGTGGAAAAGATGTCAATAATACATGACACACCCTTTACCTCTTACAATGCTCGATGGCACATGCCTTTCGAGGAGAGTAAGTCTCCCTCCAACCTATATTATTCCTTTGATGTGGCAAGTGAAGTTCATGTCATCATGCTTGGTTCTTATACCGACTTTGGCCAAGGATCGAGCCAATATATATGGCTTGAGAGTGACTTGAACAAGGTCGACAGAAAGAAGACACCATGGGTTGTGGTTCTAGTTCATGCACCATGGTATAGTTCTAACAAGGCGCATTCAGGGGAGTATGAATCCGTTGGTATGAGAAAGGCCATGGAGCAATTACTTTATCATGGAAAGGTTGATCTTGTCTTTTCTGGCCATGTGCATGCTTATGAGCGCTTT ACTCGTGTGTATAATGGAATAGCAAACAAGTGTGGCCCTGTGCATATCACTATAGGGGATGGTGGCAATCGTGAAGGTCTTGCTACTGA GTATACGGAACCAAAGCCTGAGATCTCCATATTCAGAGAAGCAAGTTTTGGGCATGGACAATTACAAGTTGTCAACTCAACACATGCACAATGGACGTGGCATAGGAATGAAGATAGTCTGTCTATAGCAACTGATTCTATTTGGTTGACCACCGTAATTTCTGATCCTGATTGTAATCCTCAACACAATAAATTTTAA